A portion of the Chiroxiphia lanceolata isolate bChiLan1 chromosome 10, bChiLan1.pri, whole genome shotgun sequence genome contains these proteins:
- the LOC116791742 gene encoding transcription cofactor HES-6-like codes for MQIAGYKADGAGREWGSGAAMAPRTDHSLRGRGCAEPRADRRTRKPLVEKKRRARINESLRELRLLLADSEFQAKLENAEVLERTVRRVRAVLERRGRGGGRRLLEASERFAAGYIQCMHEVHTFVSSCPGIDATTAAELLNHLLESMPLSEGGCPDSLTDVLGDAALLTLPAGPPLALPAPAPSPSPSEETCSDSDEAEAEPGQTRTDGLDASQTRGLPSPGLPKSMWRPW; via the exons ATGCAAATCGCGGGGTATAAAGCGGACGGCGCGGGGCGGGAGTGGGGCTCAGGGGCCGCCATGGCGCCGCGTACCGATCACTCGCTGCGGGGCCGAGGCTGCGCGGAACCCCGCGCCGACCGCAGG ACAAGGAAGCCGCTGGTGGAGAAGAAGCGCCGCGCGCGGATCAACGAGAGCCTGCGGGAGCTGCGGCTGCTGCTCGCCGATAGCGAG TTTCAGGCGAAGCTGGAGAACGCGGAGGTGCTGGAGCGGACGGTGCGGCGGGTGCGGGCCGTGCTGGAGCGCCGCGGCCGCG gcggcgggcggcggctcCTCGAGGCTAGCGAGCGCTTCGCCGCCGGGTACATCCAGTGCATGCACGAGGTGCACACCTTCGTCTCCAGCTGCCCCGGCATCGACGCCACCACGGCTGCCGAGCTTCTCAACCACCTGCTGGAGTCCATGCCCCTCAGCGAGGGCGGCTGCCCGGACTCACTCACGGACGTTCTGGGGGATGCCGCGCTGCTAACCCTGCCTGCCGGGCcccccctggccctgcctgccccGGCGCCCTCGCCGTCCCCCAGCGAGGAGACCTGCTCCGACTCGGACGAGGCGGAGGCCGAGCCGGGCCAGACCCGCACGGACGGACTGGACGCGTCGCAGACGCGCGGGCTGCCCTCGCCCGGCCTGCCCAAATCCATGTGGAGACCCTGGTAA